The following DNA comes from Gloeocapsa sp. PCC 73106.
CACGCCAAAAAATCTGCCAATCATTCGCTCCTAATGTTCTAGCTGCATCCTCTTGTTCTGAACCAATTTCTTCTAAAACTGGTATCACTTCTCTCGCTACAAAAGGTAAAGTAACAAAGATAGTTGCTATTACCATCCCGGGAAGAGCAAAAATTATTTTCATTCCCGCGTTCTGTAACCAATCCCCAAACCAACCCTGGGAACCAAATACTAAAACAATCATTAATCCAGCCACCACAGGAGAAACAGAAAAGGGTAGATCAATGACACTAATTAACAAGGATTTACCGGGAAATTTATTCCTAGCAATAACCCAAGCAGCGCAGAGCCCAAAAATAGTATTCAAAGGAAGGGTAATAGCGGTAATAATGACGCTCAATTTAACTGCTTCTATGAAATCTCTCTGAGTGAGATTGTTCAGAAAACTGTCAAATCCTTTGGATAAGGCTTCATAAAAGACAGTAAAAGTGGGCAAAAGAATAATGATAAACATATAAATCAAAGCCACAGTTATTAACAGGACTTTGTTATTTATGCGCATAGCGATTCCCCCACTGTTGTAAGAAATTAATGAGAACTAGTAAAACTAAGGAAACTAACATCAAAACCGTTCCTATCACCGTTGCTCCTGCGTAATCGTACTGTTCTAATCTTTGAAAAACTAAAACTGGTGCAATCAAATCGTTAAATGGAATGCCAGAAGAAATAATTACTACTGATCCATATTCTCCTACTGCTCTGGAAAATCCTAAAGCGATACCTGTTAAAATTGCTGGCATTAATGGGGGTAAAATAACT
Coding sequences within:
- the cysW gene encoding sulfate ABC transporter permease subunit CysW, producing MRINNKVLLITVALIYMFIIILLPTFTVFYEALSKGFDSFLNNLTQRDFIEAVKLSVIITAITLPLNTIFGLCAAWVIARNKFPGKSLLISVIDLPFSVSPVVAGLMIVLVFGSQGWFGDWLQNAGMKIIFALPGMVIATIFVTLPFVAREVIPVLEEIGSEQEDAARTLGANDWQIFWRVTLPNIRWGLLYGLLLTNARAMGEFGAVSVVSGSIIGRTATLPIFVEQTYKNYQTQSAFSAALILALLAGLTLIFKEILERKTTHSR